One genomic segment of Bombina bombina isolate aBomBom1 chromosome 4, aBomBom1.pri, whole genome shotgun sequence includes these proteins:
- the LOC128657102 gene encoding gastrula zinc finger protein XlCGF71.1-like: MEQTEDQWQRNMAESAEQEICDNISTGEFMNCNNHDQTADASLHLLQNQRSHVGNLCSECGKCFLKKSHLLKHLKIHTGKTFSCPICGKCFNYKKSIVPHQKIHTGEKEFSCSDCGKCFTQKSNLIRHQKIHTGEKAFSCSDCGKCFTLKSNLIMHQKSHTGEKAFSCSDCGKCFTRKSTLLMHQKIHTGEKSFSCSDCGKCFTLKSNLIMHQKSHTGEKAFSCSDCGKCFTRKSTLLMHQKIHTGEK; the protein is encoded by the exons AtggaacaaacagaagatcagtggcaAAGAAATATGGCAGAATctgcagagcaggaaatatgtgacaatataagtaCAG GGGAATTCATGAACTGCAATAATCATGATCAGActgcagatgcttctttacatcttcttcaaaatcaaagaagccacgtgggaaatttatgttctgaatgtgggaaatgttttcttaagaaatcacatcttcttaaacatctaaaaattcatacaggaaaaacattttcctgtcctatatgtgggaaatgttttaactaTAAAAAGAGTATTGttcctcatcagaaaattcatacaggagaaaaagaattttcatgttctgattgtgggaaatgctttactcagaaatcaaatcttattcgtcatcagaaaattcatacaggggagaaagcattttcatgttctgactgtgggaaatgttttactctgaaatcaaatcTCATTATGCATCAGAAaagtcatacaggagaaaaagcattttcatgttctgactgtggaaaatgttttactcggaaatcaactcttcttatgcatcagaaaattcatacaggagaaaaatcattttcatgttctgactgtgggaaatgttttactctgaaatcaaatcttattatgcatcagaaaagtcatacaggagaaaaagcattttcatgttctgactgtggaaaatgttttactcggaaatcaactcttcttatgcatcagaaaattcatacaggagaaaaataa